Genomic window (Streptomyces sp. RerS4):
TCCAGGCGCTCCTGGCCCCCGGCGCGACCATGTCCGACGACGGCTCCGACCGGGACATCGCCGATTGGAGCGAACGCGAGATCTTCTCCTCCGGGGGCCGGATGGACGTCGAGTCCGAGGCCGACGGCGGCCGTTCCCTGATCGTGGACTACCGCAACGACACCTGGGGCGCGATGCGCACCGCCTGGCGCTTCGAGGTCACCGGCGACGGCCGCGTCAGCCGCTTCGAGACCGGCCAGGCCTGAGAAGCCCGACCGCCCCGAGGCTCACAGCGCCCGCGCCACCTTCAGCACCGCCGCCGTCAACCGGTCGTTCTCCGGGGCCATCCCGCCCGGGAAGCCGAAGCGGCGGCGCGTGTACCCGTACGCGATCCCCGTGACCGGGTCGGCGAAGCCCTGTCCGCCCGACGCGCCCTGGTGCCCGAAGGCCTGCGGACCGACGGCGGGCTGCCGCTCGAAGCCCAGCCCGAAGTGGTCCGGGGTCGCCGTGACCACGTCCACGTCCGGCGTGTGCGGACGGGCCACCTCCGCCACCATGTCCGGCTTCAGCAGCGGAGCCCGGCCGCCCACCCCGCCGACGGCCGCCGCGAACAGGGCCGCCACACCGCGCGCCGTGCCGATGCCGCCCGCCGAAGCGGGGCCGAGGGCACGCGTCTTCGGGTGGTTGGCGTAGGCCACCATGTCCATCGGCGGCTCCCGGTGCGCGTTGAAGGCGACCTTCATCAGCTCCGTCATCGGCTCACCCGCCGCGAGCTCCGCCAGCTGCCCGTCCGTCGGCAGCATCTCCAGGACCGGCTTCCAGCGGCCCTCCTGCTCCACCGGCAGCCCCATGTACAGGTCCAGCCCGTACGGAGCCCGTACGCGCTCCTCGTACAGCTCCTGGACGGAGCGGCCCGTCACCCGGCGCACCACCTCGCCCGTCAGGGCGCCGATCACGAAGGCGTGGTAGCCGTACGCCGTCCCGGGCTCCCAGTACGGCTTCGCGGCGGCCAGGCGCTCCGCGATCACGGCGTCGTCGGCGACCTCCTCGTACGAGAGGCCGTCGGGGGTGTTGATCAGCCCCGAGCCGTGCGCCACGAGCTGCCGCACCGTCAGCCGCTCCTTGCCGTACCCGGTGAACTCCGGCCAGTACGAGGACACCGGACGCTCCGGGTCCAGTACGCCGTCCTGCACCAGGAGCGCCACCACCAGGTGCGCGGCGGCCTTCGTGATCGAGAAGACGCCGGTCAGGGTGTCCCCCTCGGTGTCCTCGCCGGCCCACAGGTCCACCACGATCCGGCCGTGGTGACGTACCGCCAGCTGCGCCTCGGGCGAATGCGGCTCGGCGGCGGCGAAGGCCTCGAACTCCGCGCGGACGCTCTCCCAACCCGCCGCCACCGTGCCGTTGACGGTCACGCTCATGTCATCCCCCGTTGCTTCGTATCACTCGTTCGTGTCGTGCGAGGAGAGACAACCAGAGGTCCCCGGGAGGTGTTCCCGCCACGATCCGCACTGTGTCACCTCTGCCTCCCTTCGCCCTCTCGTACGGGTGAACGCGCGCGGGCCCTCGTTCCGGCCCGCCGCGGGGGGCCGTTGGTACGGGCATGAAGCGCACCCGCACCGCAGCCCTCGCCCTGGCCGCCACCGTCGCGGCCCTCGCCCCCGCCCTCGGCCAGGCTTCCGCCGGCGCCGCCGAGGCGGCGAAGTACCTCCAGGACCCGGCCGGCGACGGCAAGATGAAATCGATGTGGACCAAGGACGAGATGCACAAGGTGGAGGGACAGTTCCGGTTCTATCCCGGCGTGCAGTACAAGACCGTCACCCGGCCGGGCCCCGACGGCGCCCCGGAATGGGAGCGGCAGGTCGGCGACCCGAAGACGCTGGCCTGGGAGCCCTCGTACGAGTTCGCGTGGGCGGTGTCCGACTCCACGCTCGTGAAGAAGGCCGTCACCACCAAGGAAGGCAAGCACCCGATCGTCGTGCACGCCGTGCTGCGCGACGCCAAGCGCGCCAAGGCGGGGGAGATCACTCGGGAGTTGAAGGACCGCCCGGCGACGGGGCGCCAGAAGGTGGCGGGGGGCCGGCGGATCGCGTGCGACACCGGCGAGTACACGGTGGAGTGGTCGGTCACGCGCTCGGGCTACGGGACGCTCTCGGGCACCCTGCGCTGGGACTCCAGCTGCGAGCAGTACCGGACGGCGTTCTCCACGCAGAACGGCGCGCTGTAGGGCGGGAGGAGAAGGCCTGTCGCCCCGTGCACCTTGTGGGTGCCCGGCGGGCGACTGGGCCGCGGCCTTGGATCAAGAGCCGTCGCAGTCATTCTGCCGTACGGGATGGGTGCGGCAGCGGGTCGAAAGTCCTGTGTCGGCGGGAACCTGCAGGGACTTTCAGGGACCTCCAGGGGCCTCCGAGGACCTTCAGGGTGTTCAGTGCTTCTTGGACTCCGCCGTCGCCTTCGCGGCGATGTCCTCCAGGACGGCCTTCGGGTTGCCGTTCGGCTCGACGGCGCGCCCGATGTTGCGCTTGAGGTTGTCGCTGACCGCCACCCACGATGGGTCGTTCACCGGGTACAGCTGCGCGCCGCGCAGGGCGGTCAGGAAGTCCGTGTCGATGGCGTCGAGGCCGCCGCCCGCCGGGGTGCGGGACGCGGTGACCGTCGAGGGCAGCAGGTGGTAGCGGCCCGCGAAGTCCGACAGGTTCCGGTCCTGGTAGACGAAGTCCAGGAACTTGCCGATCTGCTGCTTGTTGCCGTTCTGCTTGAACGCCATCATCCAGTCGGCCACGCCGACCGTCGGCGGGGTCTCGCCCGCGCCGAGGGAGTCCGCCACCGGCATGGACACGGCCTTGAGGCTGATGCCCTTGGCGCGCGCCTCGTGCGAGAGGGAGGGGTAGCCGTTGACCATGCCGACCTCGCCGCGCAGGAACGCCGCGAAGGCGTCGGCGCGGTTCAGCCGGGACGGCGGCGTCGGGCCGGTGAGGCCGGGGCCGACCAGGTGCTCCTTGAGCCAGGCGAAGGTCTGGATGTTCTGGTCCGAGGCGAGGCTGTAGTTGCCGCTGCTGTCGGCGTAGCCGCCGCCGTTGCTCAGCTCCCAGATCAGCGCCTCCGCGTGCGCCTCCTCCGGGCCGAGCGGGAGTGCGTACGGGTACTTCACCCCCTTGGCCTTGAGCGCCTTGGCGGCGGTCTCCAGGGCGGACCAGGTCTTCGGGGCCTCGGTGATGCCGGCCTGCTTGAAGAGGGTCTCGTTGTAGAAGAGGAGTCGGCTGCTCGCCACGAACGGCAGACCGTAGAGGGTGTTGCCGACCGAGCCCGCCTCGGCGAGGGGCGCCAGGAAGTTCGCCTCGGCGGTGATGGAGAGCAGTTCTTCGGCGGAATAGAGCTTGCCCTGGGCGGCGAAGTCGGAGTACGACCCCATGAGAGCCATGTCCGGGGCCTTGCCGTCCTTGACCATACGGCTGACCTCGCGGTCGATGTCGGCCCATGGCAGGAGTTGGACCTCGACCTTGATACCGGGGTTGGCGGTCGTGAAATCGGCCGTCACCTTGTCCCAGAAATCCTTCGAGCTGTTGTTCGCGCTGTCGCCGTATTCGGCGGCGACCAGGCGCAGAGTGTCGCCGCCGGATCCGACCTGGGAACTTCCGCAGGCGGACAGTGGCATCAGCAGGGCGAACACGGCCACGGTGGCCGCACTGCCGAACATTCTTCGTCGCACGGGTGAGTACCCCTGATTTTCTTTTGAAGCCCGTTATTACTTATGAGTCACTCCGGGCTGGGGTGTCCCTCCATGGCCCGTTGGCCGGAATTCTCTCCTGACCCCGGTGCGGTTGATTCCATTGGGTCGGCACTTGTGGGCAATGCTCCAACTGCGGCTTTTCCGCATGGTGTTTTCCGATATGCGATCGCCGATTCGGACGCGCGTAGAAGCCGTGGAGATCCCGGATGTGACGAAAAGCCCGTTTCCGGTAGGCGGAAACGGGCTGCGGGGTTCCGGGGTGCTCCGGAGTGGCGGGATCGGGCGCCGCGCGATCAGTCGCCGAACTCGCCGGCGTACGGGTCCGGCTCGCCCGTCTCCGGATTGCGGCCCTCCTGCCAGCGGCGCTGGGCCTTGCGCCAGTGCACGAAGCTGAGTCGGCCACCGTCCCAGAAGGTGATGCCGACCGGGCTCACGTCGAACTCGTCCGAACACAGCCGCAGCAGGAATTCGGCCATGCCGTACGGGTACACGGCGAAGGCGTCGGCGGTGTGCCGCCCGACGACCAGGACCGGCCACCGGTCCGGGTCCGGATCGCTCGTCAGCCAGCACAGGATGTCGGAGCCGCCGGTGACGCCCCAGGCGATGATCGACTCAGGGTCCACGTCGAAGGCGGCCCGGCCGCCCTCATCCGCCCAGATCTGGCGGGCGTTGGCGGTCTCCTCGGCCATCTCGGCCGGATCCCACTGGAGTCCGGGCTTCGGCAGCGGCAACAGGATGCCGGCCTCGCCGTTGATGGAGCCGGCGCCGAAACGGCCCATGAAGGCCACGTAGTCGGCCGGGAAGCGGGTGCCCCAAGCGTCTTCGACGGCCTGCCAGTCGATGTCCTCGTCGGCCCCGTGCGTCGCGGGCATGATCTGCTCCAGCGCACCGATCCGCGCGTTCTCCGTCATGCCGCTCCCCTGAGACCCCAGCTCAACCGCCCCAACCTACCGCCCGTCGGCGTCGGCACCCAGCCCGGCTTCGGGCCGGCCCGTCTCGATCTCCACGCGCGCCCCGGGGCGCACTCCCCAGCCGGCCATCGCCCCCGCCGCCGCCTCCAGCACGTGCCGGGAACGCGGCCGGGGCAGGCCGAGGCGGCCGGGGCGCATGGTGACCACCGCCAGCACCCGCAGCCTGCGGTCCAGGTAGGCCACGTCGAGGGGGAAGCGCATCCCGAAGGTGTGCACGCTCGCGGCCGGGGTCAGCAGCAGGGCCCCGACGATCCCGTCCCGCCCGAGCAGTCCGCGCGTCCGGGCCCGGTACGAGGCGGCCACCTCCAGCGGCACCTCGACCCCGTCGACCCTGAGCGTGCCCTCCCCGTCCCGCCGGCGCCTCCCCATGGCG
Coding sequences:
- a CDS encoding nuclear transport factor 2 family protein, which encodes MIQANRLSDPTVRAFVTAVNAGDQQAFQALLAPGATMSDDGSDRDIADWSEREIFSSGGRMDVESEADGGRSLIVDYRNDTWGAMRTAWRFEVTGDGRVSRFETGQA
- a CDS encoding serine hydrolase domain-containing protein, which gives rise to MSVTVNGTVAAGWESVRAEFEAFAAAEPHSPEAQLAVRHHGRIVVDLWAGEDTEGDTLTGVFSITKAAAHLVVALLVQDGVLDPERPVSSYWPEFTGYGKERLTVRQLVAHGSGLINTPDGLSYEEVADDAVIAERLAAAKPYWEPGTAYGYHAFVIGALTGEVVRRVTGRSVQELYEERVRAPYGLDLYMGLPVEQEGRWKPVLEMLPTDGQLAELAAGEPMTELMKVAFNAHREPPMDMVAYANHPKTRALGPASAGGIGTARGVAALFAAAVGGVGGRAPLLKPDMVAEVARPHTPDVDVVTATPDHFGLGFERQPAVGPQAFGHQGASGGQGFADPVTGIAYGYTRRRFGFPGGMAPENDRLTAAVLKVARAL
- a CDS encoding extracellular solute-binding protein, whose product is MFGSAATVAVFALLMPLSACGSSQVGSGGDTLRLVAAEYGDSANNSSKDFWDKVTADFTTANPGIKVEVQLLPWADIDREVSRMVKDGKAPDMALMGSYSDFAAQGKLYSAEELLSITAEANFLAPLAEAGSVGNTLYGLPFVASSRLLFYNETLFKQAGITEAPKTWSALETAAKALKAKGVKYPYALPLGPEEAHAEALIWELSNGGGYADSSGNYSLASDQNIQTFAWLKEHLVGPGLTGPTPPSRLNRADAFAAFLRGEVGMVNGYPSLSHEARAKGISLKAVSMPVADSLGAGETPPTVGVADWMMAFKQNGNKQQIGKFLDFVYQDRNLSDFAGRYHLLPSTVTASRTPAGGGLDAIDTDFLTALRGAQLYPVNDPSWVAVSDNLKRNIGRAVEPNGNPKAVLEDIAAKATAESKKH
- a CDS encoding SMI1/KNR4 family protein yields the protein MTENARIGALEQIMPATHGADEDIDWQAVEDAWGTRFPADYVAFMGRFGAGSINGEAGILLPLPKPGLQWDPAEMAEETANARQIWADEGGRAAFDVDPESIIAWGVTGGSDILCWLTSDPDPDRWPVLVVGRHTADAFAVYPYGMAEFLLRLCSDEFDVSPVGITFWDGGRLSFVHWRKAQRRWQEGRNPETGEPDPYAGEFGD
- a CDS encoding DUF192 domain-containing protein — encoded protein: MGRRRRDGEGTLRVDGVEVPLEVAASYRARTRGLLGRDGIVGALLLTPAASVHTFGMRFPLDVAYLDRRLRVLAVVTMRPGRLGLPRPRSRHVLEAAAGAMAGWGVRPGARVEIETGRPEAGLGADADGR